Proteins from a single region of Topomyia yanbarensis strain Yona2022 unplaced genomic scaffold, ASM3024719v1 HiC_scaffold_20, whole genome shotgun sequence:
- the LOC131694927 gene encoding cathepsin B-like encodes MVTKLWSVLLVLSSLFTAALLSATSGRHGDAPFNDRFLNQVLERAKTWTPDTSFEAGIRFSTFRNLDGIYQSQLDFTLPTKRHHTIEEVHIPKQFDAREKWPYCRSIAVIRNQGTCGSCWAVAAVSVMSDRLCIHSQGRLDVDLAAEDLMACCKDCGNGCNGGFLDGSSFQYWVDVGLVSGAPFNSTEGCKPYPFKPCEYPFKNCHKEETPRCSHHCVHGFDGRYRTNKFFGRVAYKIPNDERMIQVEIMTNGPVEAGFTVYEDLFLYRSGVYKHVVGKQVGKHAIRIIGWGKEQGLPYWLIANSYGPAWGEKGYLKMLRGSNHLGIENTVIAGLPKV; translated from the coding sequence ATGGTCACCAAACTGTGGTCGGTCCTGCTCGTACTGTCCAGCCTGTTTACGGCTGCTTTACTATCAGCTACTTCCGGTCGACACGGTGATGCCCCGTTCAACGATCGCTTCCTCAATCAGGTGCTGGAGCGCGCAAAAACATGGACCCCGGATACGTCGTTCGAAGCGGGCATCCGCTTCAGCACATTTCGCAATTTGGATGGTATCTACCAGAGCCAGCTGGATTTTACGCTGCCGACAAAAAGGCACCACACAATCGAAGAAGTGCACATTCCGAAACAGTTCGATGCAAGGGAAAAGTGGCCGTACTGCAGGTCGATTGCGGTGATTCGGAATCAAGGAACATGCGGATCATGCTGGGCCGTGGCTGCTGTTAGCGTGATGTCCGATCGGTTGTGCATTCATTCGCAGGGAAGGCTGGATGTGGACCTAGCCGCGGAGGATCTGATGGCATGCTGTAAGGATTGTGGAAATGGGTGCAATGGAGGCTTTCTAGATGGGTCTTCCTTTCAATACTGGGTGGATGTTGGGTTGGTGAGTGGAGCACCGTTCAATAGTACGGAAGGGTGCAAACCCTATCCATTCAAACCGTGCGAATATCCGTTCAAAAACTGCCACAAGGAAGAAACTCCAAGATGTTCGCATCACTGCGTACACGGATTCGATGGCAGATATCGAACGAATAAATTTTTCGGCCGCGTCGCCTACAAGATTCCGAACGACGAGCGAATGATTCAGGTGGAGATTATGACCAACGGACCAGTGGAGGCGGGTTTTACTGTGTACGAAGATTTGTTCCTGTACCGGAGTGGTGTGTATAAACACGTTGTGGGGAAACAGGTTGGCAAACACGCGATTAGGATCATCGGCTGGGGGAAGGAACAAGGGCTACCATACTGGCTGATTGCCAATTCGTACGGACCGGCGTGGGGCGAAAAAGGTTACCTGAAGATGCTGCGAGGATCAAATCATTTGGGCATCGAGAATACGGTAATAGCCGGGTTACCCAAAGTGTGA
- the LOC131694928 gene encoding cathepsin B-like → MKYLLLLMALGLVRGQLNPLSQAFINEINAKATTWRAGPNFAPQTSMAYIRGLMGVHKDADKFRAPVLIHELEDDDDLPENFDAREQWPNCPTIREVRDQGSCGSCWAFGAVEAMSDRYCIHSGGKVHFRVSAEDLVACCHTCGFGCNGGFPGAAWSYWVRKGLVSGGPYGSEQGCQPYVIAPCEHHVNGSRPACDGEEGKTPKCTKKCQSSYNVPYAKDKHYGKSSYSIGRHEQQIQKEIMTNGPVEGAFTVYEDLLQYKEGVYQHVTGKMLGGHAIRMLGWGVENDTKYWLIANSWNSDWGDNGFFKILRGEDHLGIESSIAAGLPKI, encoded by the coding sequence ATGAAGTATCTGCTCCTACTGATGGCCCTCGGGCTGGTCCGAGGTCAGCTCAATCCTCTGTCGCAGGCCTTCATCAATGAGATCAACGCTAAAGCGACGACCTGGCGGGCCGGGCCAAACTTTGCCCCGCAAACTTCGATGGCCTACATCCGCGGGCTAATGGGTGTCCACAAGGATGCGGACAAGTTCAGAGCCCCGGTGTTGATACACGAGCTGGAGGACGATGACGATTTACCGGAGAATTTCGATGCTCGCGAGCAGTGGCCCAACTGTCCTACCATCCGGGAGGTTCGCGATCAAGGTTCGTGCGGTTCCTGCTGGGCTTTCGGAGCCGTGGAGGCCATGTCcgatcggtactgcattcactCGGGTGGAAAGGTACATTTCCGAGTATCCGCCGAGGATTTGGTTGCTTGCTGTCACACTTGTGGTTTTGGCTGTAACGGTGGTTTCCCGGGGGCCGCCTGGAGCTACTGGGTTCGTAAGGGACTTGTCAGTGGTGGTCCGTACGGATCGGAACAGGGTTGCCAACCGTACGTCATTGCTCCCTGTGAACACCACGTTAACGGATCTCGTCCGGCTTGCGATGGGGAAGAGGGAAAGACCCCGAAATGTACGAAGAAATGCCAGTCTAGCTACAACGTACCATATGCTAAGGATAAGCACTACGGTAAATCGTCCTACTCGATCGGCAGACACGAGCAGCAAATTCAGAAGGAGATCATGACGAATGGACCGGTTGAGGGTGCTTTTACGGTGTATGAAGATCTGCTGCAGTACAAAGAGGGCGTCTATCAACATGTGACTGGGAAGATGCTGGGTGGACATGCGATACGTATGCTGGGATGGGGCGTTGAAAACGATACCAAGTACTGGTTGATTGCCAACTCGTGGAACAGCGATTGGGGAGATAATGGATTCTTCAAGATTCTGCGTGGTGAGGATCATCTCGGTATCGAGAGTTCGATTGCTGCTGGTTTGCCAAAGATTTAG